Genomic window (Thomasclavelia spiroformis DSM 1552):
CTGGTCTTAAATTTTTCATTGAAAAATCAAGAATTGGTGCACTATAAGTAATTGCCCCAGAAGAAACGAAATCCACTCCAATTCCAGCAATTTCTAAAAGTCTTTCTTTAGTAACATTACCAGAACATTCACTTTGAGCCTGATTTCCAATTAAAGCAACTGCTTGTTTCATCATATCATTATTCATATTATCTAACATAATAATATCAGCTTTTGCTTGCAATGCTTCTTTTACTTGATCTAATGACTCTACTTCTACTTCAATTTTTCGTACAAATGGAGCATAATCACGAGCCATTTCAACTGCTTTAGTAATGCTACCAGCTGCACCAATATGATTATCTTTAATTAAAATACCATCAGATAAATTATAACGATGATTTGTTCCACCACCTACTTTAACTGCATATTTTTCAAAAATACGGTTATTTGGTGTTGTTTTACGAGTATCTAATAATTTAGTTTTTGTTCCTTTTAAAATTTCTACTGATTCATGAGTATATGTTGCAATTCCACTCATTCTTTGAAGATAATTTAAAGCTACTCTTTCACCAGATAATAAAACTCTAATATCTCCTCTTACTTCTCCTATATGATCACCTTTTTTTATTATATCACCATCGCGATATTTAGTAAAAAATTGGCAATCATTATCCAATAATTTAAATGTTCTTTCAAAAACTTCTAAACCACAAATTATCCCATCTTGTTTACAAATTAAGTCAACACGTCCTAATTTTTTTT
Coding sequences:
- the nadC gene encoding carboxylating nicotinate-nucleotide diphosphorylase; amino-acid sequence: MINGVNLKVNIDDYILNALKEDITSEDVTTNAIMPEKKLGRVDLICKQDGIICGLEVFERTFKLLDNDCQFFTKYRDGDIIKKGDHIGEVRGDIRVLLSGERVALNYLQRMSGIATYTHESVEILKGTKTKLLDTRKTTPNNRIFEKYAVKVGGGTNHRYNLSDGILIKDNHIGAAGSITKAVEMARDYAPFVRKIEVEVESLDQVKEALQAKADIIMLDNMNNDMMKQAVALIGNQAQSECSGNVTKERLLEIAGIGVDFVSSGAITYSAPILDFSMKNLRPD